One Lutzomyia longipalpis isolate SR_M1_2022 chromosome 4, ASM2433408v1 DNA segment encodes these proteins:
- the LOC129795298 gene encoding probable G-protein coupled receptor Mth-like 14 — MTNHLRLIIVLIIKHLLSITAENQTEVAPLNVTTVINHGNNVPTTTVSAVPIGAHTEEILENVPPTCHNLKRLPTQPELTEASAIRKCCPAKENLIHNDPKNHGCHATTQPFMPPIVNATFYEGCIEDEETSSLRLPERYGNPCAQRQSFVYSRHDGDVLYVLLNGSLLVVNERFEWIEIRDEYCLDTDDNGTLSAIICPDEYGSSTPEAAVTQAQLVFLAICMLISIPCLLVTSFFYFTVDDLRTLHGKSLACHCLCLALRFILIAIIQLHIAGESDVTFSNYFIYMIQYFILAAFFWQFVMSVDIVINVWYYLPKNISPKGTLRGWIHFAIYSTLSMLLPIVFICAAMARHEPETPYFLKGVSWDEHSNQNFYILPVIVLLCLCFGCFIGAYYGFRQLNELNIMVWLTKMKNTFNRKHEPDTHFTKLCTKEMEYVKQSAKATFYMYCIQAICFIFEIISFYANGNNIILMFDTINALQGLLILTIFVCFPHTLKIIKSWWKDRGSHVVTEANPAESIPLRDIKGDASENKY, encoded by the exons ATGACAAACCACCTTCGCTTGATCATTGTACTGATCATTAAGCATCTGCTTAGCATCACTGCGGAAAATCAAACGGAAGTAGCACCGCTAAATGTAACAACAGTCATAAATCACGGAAACAACGTGCCCACCACGACGGTGTCTGCTGTCCCAATTGGCGCCCACACGGaggaaattttggaaaatgtcCCACCCACATGTCACAATTTAAAg CGTCTGCCAACGCAACCGGAATTAACAGAAGCATCAGCAATACGGAAATGCTGTCCagcaaaggaaaatttaattcacaacGATCCAAAGAATCATGGCTGCCACGCCACAACGCAACCATTCATGCCACCCATTGTCAATGCCACCTTCTACGAGGGATGCATCGAAGATGAGGAAACGAGCAGTTTACGGCTACCTGAACGCTACGGGAATCCCTGTGCGCAGCGTCAGTCATTCGTGTACAGCAGGCACGACGGGGATGTGCTGTATGTGCTGCTAAATGGATCACTGCTGGTGGTCAATGAGAGATTCGAGTGGATTGAGATACGCGATGAATACTGCTTGGACACTGATGACAATGGCACACTGTCCGCAATTATTTGCCCAGACGAATACGGCAGCTCAACACCCGAGGCTGCTGTTACGCAGGCTCAGCTTGTCTTCCTTGCTATTTGCATGCTTATCTCAATCCCCTGCCTCCTTGTCACCTCCTTCTTCTACTTCACTGTTGACGACTTACGCACACTCCATGGGAAATCCCTGGCCTGCCACTGCCTCTGCTTGGCGCTACGCTTCATTCTCATCGCAATTATTCAGCTTCATATTGCTGGCGAGAGTGACGTCACCTTCTCCAATTACTTCATCTACATGATCCAGTACTTCATCCTGGCCGCCTTCTTCTGGCAATTCGTCATGTCAGTGGACATTGTCATTAATGTCTGGTACTATTTGCCAAAGAATATCTCACCGAAGGGCACCCTGCGTGGGTGGATACACTTCGCCATCTACTCCACCCTCTCAATGCTCCTGCCCATTGTCTTCATTTGCGCCGCAATGGCACGCCATGAGCCCGAAACGCCCTACTTCCTCAAAGGTGTCAGCTGGGATGAGCACTCAAATCAGAATTTCTACATCCTTCCCGTAATCGTCCTCCTCTGCCTCTGCTTTGGCTGCTTCATTGGGGCCTACTACGGCTTCCGGCAGCTTAATGAGCTCAACATTATGGTGTGGCTGACAAAGATGAAGAACACCTTCAACAGGAAACACGAACCAGACACTCACTTCACCAAATTGTGCACCAAAGAAATGGAATACGTTAAACAGTC tgcaaAAGCAACCTTCTACATGTACTGCATCCAAGCAATTTGCTTTATATtcgaaataatttcattctaCGCCAATGGCAACAACATCATCCTCATGTTTGACACCATAAATGCCCTCCAGGGACTCCTAATTCTCACAATATTCGTCTGTTTTCCGCACACATTGAAAATCATAAAGAGTTGGTGGAAAGATCGAGGATCGCACGTTGTTACGGAAGCAAATCCAGCCGAAAGTATACCACTGAGAGATATTAAGGGGGATgcaagtgaaaataaatattag
- the LOC129795202 gene encoding putative gustatory receptor 2a produces the protein MEKSESIVKLRVARRLLAFFQLNGMLLITHPRRVMLEKVLMGLGAFYMGFLILSISTAMYFLKLIFDMRNSLGLFMDVIQLAIPVSTHFFILTQSFTRREFHRKIWEMFDGVEMSLRGNGIVTAWNLRNFLVRYATKFILLVGTACGIEVFIIVIIFPSTNGWKWHRMLAFTPFLGNRLCLMMLMFYTELYREFLQIIVQELKKAADLAHDEGAIEKPLNQFVLYQKCKCLRRSFNMLWLINKYINKSFGLSIFFNITMNFIILIVDYYWNFKAFFLNSSANPLASILCSFPLIVCLIPFIQSCHSSFRPIPQIKHLISGLHLRGTPKHFGRFFKQFSLQMLQLNSHLDASGFFTINYELLHSLAGAMSIYLVIFIQFELADHYVYNVAM, from the exons ATGGAGAAGAGTGAAAGTATTGTGAAATTGAGAGTTGCTCGACGTCTTTTAGCATTCTTCCAACTAAATGGGATGCTCTTGATCACCCATCCCCGGCGTGTGATGCTGGAGAAGGTCCTTATGGGTTTGGGTGCCTTCTACATGGGATTTCTCATATTGAGCATATCAACTGCAATGTATTTCCTCAAATTAATCTTCGACATGAGGAACTCTTTGGGATTATTTATGGATGTAATTCAACTGGCAATTCCCGTCTCAACGCATTTCTTCATCCTCACGCAATCCTTTACACGGAGGGAAtttcacaggaaaatctgGGAAATGTTTGACGGTGTTGAGATGTCCTTGCGCGGGAATGGAATTGTAACAGCATggaatttgaggaatttcctcGTGAGATATGCCACAAAGTTCATATTGCTCGTTGGGACGGCATGTGGCATTGAAGTGTTCAtcattgtaattatttttccttcaaccAACGGTTGGAAATGGCATCGAATGTTGGCTTTTACTCCCTTCTTGGGGAATCGCCTCTGCCTGATGATGCTCATGTTCTACACAGAACTCTACAGAGAATTCCTCCAGATCATCGTGCAAGAGCTGAAAAAAGCGGCTGATCTGGCACACGATGAGGGTGCCATTGAGAAGCCCCTAAATCAGTTTGTGCTGTaccaaaaatgcaaatgccTCCGGAGGAGCTTCAATATGCTCTGGCTCATCAATAAGTACATCAATAAATCCTTTGGGTTGAGCATCTTCTTCAACATAacgatgaattttattattctcatCGTTGACTACTATTGGAATTTCAAAGCTTTCTTCCTAAATTCCTCAGCCAACCCTTTGGCATCTATTCTCTGCTCATTCCCACTAATTGTCTGCCTTATACCCTTCATCCAATCCTGCCACAGCTCATTCCGCCCGATTCCACAGATTAAGCATCTCATCTCTGGGCTACACCTCCGTGGAACTCCTAAACACTTTGGACGCTTCTTCAAGCAATTCTCCCTGCAAATGCTTCAACTTAACTCCCATCTCGATGCTTCGGGATTTTTCACCATCAACTACGAACTCCTGCACAGT CTTGCTGGTGCTATGTCCATTTATTTGGTTATCTTCATTCAATTCGAATTGGCCGATCATTACGTCTACAATGTTGCAATGTAA
- the LOC129795285 gene encoding uncharacterized protein LOC129795285 — MSTERHGRRWNGHEPRSGSSEKENFVVVEKNCSKSPRPPLPDLIPIRKSTAAVVKNPKNRDGNHDGKCWTPNPMECQRQNQMVEEEKISICDKALRDEDKERRRKNGTTKGKECDEKFLENGARNDDGVGERMASSGSSRRDNNELRCGGWEVHPTEPSVNPVFLWVVQDDTEIISVRCEDYDRRNRIRLTKTSNGTWKATPRTQSDDSVEVMRRRKKKKKKERKKHRKEKKRKKKKDDGEMLGMSVLGQVGSAHELEESSRGSGGGDDDGEKLETTMVLGRGAGAAADEMDRGDCCTSEGKDGDELSLQQQQQQDDVVVQQVQEQEDYAVHGAHGNEQATQHSLGESVYETFEVDTVANCVQNSSCKDTPEEPSLLQQDQHILFASSPTTSPKYHHKGHHTHQQHPPRSPVGAEKTKEEVIEEKFLPFMCKSITEDDAQHSFKQESFADNLNVTTELIDTIREIAVTNTEDLDLTDHCEENTMTGAELLDSLIEHSCEVNNISGHIDDVKQQTPCDVEDDYNEEDELLLDSEPVANIISRLSDSPKCLSFTESGEIETILESGNIFKGTEQTLDDLSLTIKELTETKFMGSEANQKNMSELTSLLSPDSCAEEMPKDLSCKTAGSQQQQHRSPSPARPTSRGSDTIQSPQPSGLPPIPPSPDTFSQQHRLMQTLPVFPKVSTGRTGGQDGGQQQQQQPQQPEPLNLGVCRKSASPTVSCSEEAKNLLSDLTSGEENLLSSEPVRKRHKSDSYRLDEAKGGHVDKSGKDPDPLTQLRLLMSNSEWKVPNTLLVPKDRLNAVLASPAREIPLLLTTRPELRLPEAFAFPSILQDPDILVVSLNQLETILEKQEELFKVKDTPEVGHQKKQPPPQPQQTTKFPQSHHEIPERQRHAAAQAQMPAAGKFDMDPGTLNLFNQMLWLPYLQNQLRSSQNMGDFMKAPNLRNMPGTFPDLLMLLAAQNNLNTAMPPNFLGCQNPLEFALWQEAMLQESNMNIQQLQRLNAERQGATKKYTPKQNLPKMSPYQQKSTHPMHCMTNPLGNLRFPGTGGGHMGAQKAATSPFATSPTYPQQRSCGGANIPAHMKNSLSFAHPQTHAHQPAKKTQHQQMNSFPGHFPGATGYTKADYDAVNQQMQKAKEDERRHKYQAYQEARNKGAQCQSLLNLLNPQLGGVFQQQQHHEEKAKHATNAETQAVSSQAQTVTQPKLKVKSGQHLLDPAAMQRRLLTTDELSEVGSTTSMSDDGSDANSALWHPLFGSPPKSAGSGGGYVSPWQWTTVTIAGE; from the exons ATGAGCACCGAGAGGCACGGCAGGAGATGGAATGGACATGAACCTCGAAGTGGATCATCGGAAAAGGAGAATTTCGTGGTGGTTGAGAAGAATTGCAGCAAATCACCACGTCCACCACTACCGGATCTCATACCAATCCGGAAGAGTACGGCGGCGGTGGTGAAGAATCCAAAGAATCGCGATGGCAACCACGATGGTAAATGCTGGACACCAAATCCAATGGAATGTCAGCGGCAAAATCAAATggttgaggaggaaaaaatatcGATCTGTGACAAAGCACTGAGGGATGAGGATAAGGAAAGACGAAGGAAGAATG GCACAACAAAGGGGAAAGAGTGtgatgagaaatttctcgAAAATGGAGCAAGAAATGACGATGGTGTGGGCGAAAGGATGGCCAGCAGTGGGAGCAGTAGAAGGGACAACAATGAGCTGAGGTGTGGTGGGTGGGAAGTGCATCCTACGGAGCCCAGCGTCAATCCCGTCTTCCTCTGGGTCGTGCAGGATGACACGGAGATCATTAGTGTGCGGTGCGAGGACTACGACCGTAGGAATCGCATCCGTTTGACCAAGACGTCAAATGGAACGTGGAAGGCCACACCGCGGACGCAGAGCGATGATAGTGTGGAGGTGATGCGACGacggaagaagaagaagaagaaagagagGAAGAAGCACAGGAAGGAGAAGAAgcggaagaagaagaaggacgATGGGGAGATGTTGGGGATGAGTGTCCTGGGGCAGGTGGGGAGTGCGCATGAGTTGGAGGAGAGCAGCAGAGGTAGTGGTGGTGGTGATGATGATGGAGAAAAGTTGGAGACGACGATGGTGTTGGGACGCGGGGCTGGGGCGGCGGCGGATGAGATGGATAGAGGTGATTGTTGCACGAGTGAAGGCAAGGATGGTGATGAGTTGTcgctgcagcagcagcagcagcaggatGATGTGGTGGTGCAGCAAGTGCAAGAGCAAGAAGACTATGCAGTGCATGGGGCGCATGGGAATGAGCAAGCAACCCAACATAGTCTTGGTGAATCAGTTTATGAGACATTTGAGGTGGATACAGTCGCGAATTGTGTGCAGAATTCCTCCTGCAAGGACACCCCAGAGGAACCATCTTTATTGCAACAAGACCAACACATTCTTTTCGCATCATCCCCAACAACTAGTCCCAAGTACCACCACAAGGGTCACCATACGCATCAGCAGCATCCCCCGAGGAGCCCAGTTGGTGCAGAAAAGACCAAAGAGGAGGTGATTGAAGAGAAATTCCTACCATTTATGTGCAAAAGCATCACAGAAGACGACGCCCAGCATAGCTTCAAGCAGGAATCCTTCGCGGACAATCTGAACGTCACCACAGAGCTCATTGATACAATCAGGGAAATTGCTGTGACCAACACTGAGGACCTGGACCTCACGGATCACTGCGAGGAGAATACCATGACTGGTGCTGAACTCCTCGATTCCCTCATTGAGCACAGCTGTGAAGTCAACAATATTTCAG GTCACATTGATGACGTAAAGCAGCAAACTCCGTGTGATGTTGAAGATGACTACAATGAGGAGGATGAGCTTCTTCTAGACTCAGAACCAGTGGCAAATATAATTTCACGCCTAAGTGATTCCCCAAAGTGTCTCTCATTCACGGAATCCGGTGAGATTGAGACGATTCTTGAGTCGGGGAACATTTTCAAGGGTACAGAGCAGACTCTCGATGATCTGTCGTTAACCATAAAGGAGCTCACGGAGACAAAGTTCATGGGAAGTGAGGCAAATCAGAAGAATATGTCGGAGTTGACGTCATTGCTGTCGCCGGATTCGTGTGCTGAGGAAATGCCCAAAGATTTGAGTTGTAAGACAGCTGGGagtcagcagcagcagcacagGAGCCCATCACCGGCACGACCAACATCTCGGGGTTCGGATACAATTCAGAGCCCACAGCCGAGTGGTTTGCCCCCCATTCCACCATCTCCGGATACATTTTCGCAGCAACATCGACTCATGCAGACCCTTCCGGTATTCCCGAAGGTGTCCACGGGACGAACTGGAGGGCAGGATGGGggacagcagcagcagcagcagccgcAACAACCGGAACCATTGAATTTGGGTGTTTGTAGGAAGTCTGCAAGTCCAACGGTGAGTTGCAGTGAAGAGGCAAAGAATCTCCTGAGTGATCTCACGAGTGGGGAGGAGAATCTCCTGAGTAGTGAACCCGTGAGGAAGCGCCATAAGTCCGATAGTTATCGACTGGATGAGGCAAAGGGTGGGCATGTGGATAAGTCCGGAAAGGATCCGGATCCATTGACACAGTTGCGACTTCTCATGTCGAATAGCGAATGGAAAGTACCTAATACACTCCTTGTGCCAAAGGATCGTCTCAATGCTGTCCTTGCATCGCCAGCACGGGAGATTCCCCTTCTTCTTACCACACGCCCCGAGCTCCGGCTCCCGGAGGCTTTTGCATTCCCCTCAATACTTCAAGATCCGGACATTTTGGTGGTGTCGCTGAATCAACTGGAGACAATCCTTGAGAAGCAGGAGGAGCTGTTTAAGGTGAAGGATACCCCCGAGGTGGGGCATCAGAAGAAACAGCCTCCACCGCAACCGCAGCAAACAACAAAATTCCCCCAGAGTCATCATGAAATCCCCGAAAGGCAGAGGCATGCAGCAGCACAGGCACAAATGCCCGCCGCTGGGAAGTTTGACATGGATCCCGGGACATTAAATCTCTTCAATCAAATGCTCTGGTTGCCGTATTTGCAGAATCAACTACGCAGCAGTCAGAATATGGGAGACTTCATGAAGGCACCGAATTTGCGAAATATGCCCGGAACCTTTCCGGATCTCCTTATGTTGCTTGCAGCACAAAATAATCTCAACACAGCGATGCCACCGAACTTCCTTGGGTGCCAGAACCCATTGGAATTTGCCCTGTGGCAAGAGGCTATGCTGCAGGAGAGTAATATGAACATCCAGCAGCTGCAACGACTCAATGCCGAACGACAGGGAGCCACTAAGAAGTACACACCGAAGCAGAATCTCCCCAAAATGTCACCATATCAGCAGAAATCCACCCACCCGATGCACTGCATGACAAATCCTCTGGGGAATTTACGTTTCCCCGGGACTGGGGGTGGTCACATGGGGGCACAGAAGGCGGCAACAAGTCCCTTTGCAACATCCCCAACTTACCCCCAACAGCGATCTTGTGGTGGTGCGAATATCCCGGCGCATATGAAGAATTCTCTGTCATTTGCCCATCCACAAACCCACGCGCATCAACCGGCAAAGAAGACGCAGCATCAGCAGATGAATAGTTTTCCTGGACACTTCCCAGGTGCCACGGGGTACACAAAAGCCGACTACGATGCGGTGAATCAGCAAATGCAAAAAGCAAAGGAGGATGAGCGTCGGCACAAGTATCAGGCGTATCAGGAGGCACGAAATAAGGGGGCGCAGTGTCAGTCACTCCTTAATCTCCTCAATCCACAGCTGGGTGGTGTCTTCCAGCAGCAACAGCACCATGAGGAGAAGGCTAAACATGCAACAAACGCGGAAACACAGGCTGTTAGTAGTCAAGCACAGACGGTTACGCAGCCAAAGCTGAAAGTTAAATCGGGGCAGCATCTTCTAGATCCAGCTGCCATGCAGAGGCGTCTCCTCACCACGGATGAACTCTCCGAAGTTGGCAGTACAACCAGTATGTCTGATGATGGTTCCGATGCTAATTCAGCTCTCTGGCATCCACTCTTTGGCAG cCCTCCAAAGAGTGCTGGCAGTGGTGGTGGGTACGTGAGCCCGTGGCAGTGGACAACAGTAACGATAGCGGGTGAGTGA